Proteins encoded within one genomic window of Saccharopolyspora pogona:
- a CDS encoding thiamine pyrophosphate-dependent enzyme, which translates to MKRIEALRVITERTPDLPVTATCAATSRELAAVADRDNHLYLLDAMGLTVSVGTGVALGIAGTKVSRSVVIDGDGSLLMNLGAAATAGYLAPDNLVILLLDNGVYASTAGIPTQAEKLDLGAIAESVRLKVLRAADTTELGNALQRTLAEPGPWFVHVRIEPGNEPGTPLLLIDPVVHADRFRRWLTDRIAA; encoded by the coding sequence ATGAAGCGCATCGAAGCCCTGCGCGTGATCACCGAACGGACCCCCGACCTCCCGGTGACCGCGACCTGCGCGGCCACCAGCCGGGAACTGGCCGCCGTGGCCGACCGGGACAACCACCTCTACCTGCTGGACGCCATGGGACTCACGGTGTCCGTGGGCACCGGCGTCGCGCTGGGAATCGCCGGCACCAAGGTGTCGCGCAGCGTGGTGATCGACGGGGACGGGTCGCTACTGATGAACCTCGGCGCGGCGGCCACCGCCGGCTACCTCGCCCCGGACAACCTCGTGATCCTTTTGCTGGACAACGGGGTCTACGCATCGACGGCCGGTATCCCCACCCAGGCGGAGAAACTGGACCTGGGCGCGATCGCGGAATCGGTGAGGCTGAAGGTCCTGCGGGCCGCGGACACCACCGAACTGGGCAACGCGCTGCAGCGAACGCTGGCCGAGCCGGGCCCGTGGTTCGTGCACGTGCGCATCGAGCCGGGCAACGAACCGGGCACACCACTGCTGCTCATCGATCCCGTCGTGCACGCCGACCGCTTCCGCCGCTGGCTGACCGACCGAATCGCGGCATGA
- a CDS encoding GntR family transcriptional regulator, with amino-acid sequence MAADHTLRRGSPRNPNDIADELRAAIVNGVFPPGHRLVHEELAARFGVSRIPLREAIRTLVGEGLVQSPPGRGTFVTELDLAEIDEVYDLRKLVEPSFAEHVVQRCSRSDVDRLRSMTEQMDRIDELGSEGWSRVNFAFHLDMYRLAGLPMRYEVISRLYHQLEPYSRFYVHSTHALDRVQAEHKAMVAALADGDATALADQIHAHIDGGQQGLRSAWHDRAEHPESVLEQPR; translated from the coding sequence ATGGCTGCTGACCACACCCTGCGGAGAGGTTCCCCGCGCAACCCCAACGACATAGCCGACGAGCTGCGCGCGGCCATCGTCAACGGTGTCTTCCCGCCCGGACACCGGCTGGTCCACGAGGAGCTCGCGGCCCGCTTCGGGGTCAGCCGGATCCCGCTGCGGGAAGCCATCCGGACCCTGGTCGGCGAGGGCCTGGTGCAAAGCCCGCCCGGGCGCGGCACCTTCGTCACCGAACTGGACCTCGCCGAGATCGACGAGGTCTACGACCTGCGAAAGCTCGTCGAGCCCAGCTTCGCCGAGCACGTGGTGCAGCGCTGCTCGCGCTCGGACGTCGACCGGCTGCGGTCGATGACCGAGCAGATGGACCGCATCGACGAGCTCGGCAGCGAAGGCTGGTCAAGGGTGAACTTCGCGTTCCACCTCGACATGTACAGGCTGGCCGGATTGCCGATGCGCTACGAAGTGATCTCCCGGCTCTACCACCAGCTGGAGCCCTACTCCCGGTTCTACGTGCACAGCACCCACGCGCTCGACCGCGTGCAGGCCGAGCACAAGGCGATGGTCGCCGCGCTCGCCGACGGCGACGCCACCGCGCTCGCCGACCAGATCCACGCCCACATCGACGGTGGCCAGCAGGGCCTGCGCAGCGCCTGGCACGACCGGGCCGAACACCCCGAATCCGTCCTGGAGCAACCCCGATGA
- a CDS encoding MFS transporter: MSTSTGVHTPQVGTSQQTTRKAAIAAMTGTAIEYYEFGVYGYLAVTISPLFFPGNNPTAALLSTLAVFGSSFLVRPLGGILLGRLGDRIGRKAVLLLTVIGMGSATAITGLLPTHASAGLLAPIALLVVRLLQGFFAGGEVTGAAAYVAESAPTGRRGFFGGFTPMGVAMGGAAAATVAGVVSSVLTPEQMSAWGWRIPFLCSIPLIVLSLVLRKKIEDTHAFESAKENQELAKAPLREVLTGHLPAVAKVVGLSFGQNAGYWVGLVFMNIYLTKNLGYSQTAVFWIIVAVNLSMGLLMPLYGGLSDRKGRKFVLTIGFVGYMVLVTPMMLVMNHNNIWLAFLAMMVAAIPFPIVQSVGYPTYAEQFPTRVRYTGLSLSFNIGTILGGGLMPYAATWLISTTDNLLAPGWLLIGACAIALLSLLPVRETARSELAA, from the coding sequence ATGTCCACCTCCACCGGAGTCCACACCCCACAAGTCGGCACCAGCCAACAGACCACGCGCAAAGCCGCGATCGCCGCGATGACCGGAACCGCAATCGAGTACTACGAGTTCGGGGTCTACGGATACCTCGCGGTCACCATCAGCCCGCTGTTCTTCCCCGGCAACAACCCAACGGCGGCGCTGCTGTCCACCCTGGCCGTGTTCGGCAGCTCGTTCCTGGTCCGCCCACTCGGCGGAATCCTCCTCGGACGGCTCGGTGACCGGATCGGCCGCAAGGCAGTCCTGCTGCTCACCGTCATCGGCATGGGCAGCGCCACCGCAATCACCGGTCTGCTTCCCACGCACGCCTCCGCCGGGCTGCTCGCACCGATCGCATTGCTCGTCGTCCGCCTGCTGCAAGGATTCTTCGCCGGCGGCGAGGTCACCGGCGCAGCCGCATACGTCGCCGAATCCGCACCGACCGGCCGACGTGGCTTCTTCGGCGGCTTCACCCCGATGGGCGTCGCAATGGGCGGTGCAGCAGCAGCCACCGTCGCAGGTGTGGTGTCGAGTGTGCTGACGCCAGAACAGATGTCGGCCTGGGGCTGGCGAATCCCGTTCCTGTGCTCGATCCCGCTGATCGTGCTGTCGCTGGTGCTGCGGAAGAAGATCGAAGACACCCACGCGTTCGAATCCGCCAAGGAGAACCAGGAACTGGCCAAGGCACCGCTGCGGGAAGTCCTGACCGGACACTTGCCGGCGGTGGCCAAGGTCGTCGGGCTGTCGTTCGGACAGAACGCCGGCTACTGGGTCGGCCTGGTGTTCATGAACATCTACCTGACCAAGAACCTCGGCTACAGCCAGACCGCGGTCTTCTGGATCATCGTGGCCGTCAACCTCAGCATGGGACTGCTGATGCCCCTCTACGGCGGCCTGTCCGACCGCAAGGGCCGAAAGTTCGTCCTCACCATCGGATTCGTCGGTTACATGGTCCTGGTGACGCCGATGATGCTGGTGATGAACCACAACAACATCTGGCTCGCGTTCCTCGCGATGATGGTAGCCGCGATCCCCTTCCCCATCGTCCAGTCCGTCGGCTACCCCACCTACGCCGAGCAGTTCCCCACCCGCGTGCGCTACACCGGTCTGTCGCTGAGCTTCAACATCGGCACCATCCTCGGCGGCGGCCTGATGCCCTACGCCGCCACCTGGCTGATCTCGACCACCGACAACCTCCTCGCCCCCGGCTGGCTGCTCATCGGCGCGTGCGCCATCGCGCTGCTCTCCCTGCTCCCGGTGCGCGAAACCGCACGATCGGAGCTCGCCGCATGA
- a CDS encoding 5-oxoprolinase subunit B family protein: protein MLQRIPAPTTARLLRAGDRGWLVELPSGGATSIAAAVHDQPWAAQVAEVVPAAKTVLVTAIDCAWTDALGSALVSLLEEALDRPGPGRRPRTIEIPVHYGGPDLTEVADALGLGVADVTREHAAAEHVVGFFGFAPGFAYIDGCPDVLALPRRTSPRTRIEAGYVAIAGNQTVVYPGGTPGGWHLIGHTEQRLWNPDNNPPNRLEVGDRVAFRVVTTC, encoded by the coding sequence ATGCTCCAGCGCATCCCCGCGCCGACCACGGCCCGCCTGCTGCGCGCCGGCGACCGCGGCTGGCTGGTGGAACTGCCCTCCGGCGGCGCCACCTCGATCGCCGCGGCCGTCCACGATCAGCCGTGGGCAGCACAGGTCGCCGAGGTCGTCCCGGCCGCGAAGACCGTCCTGGTCACCGCGATCGACTGCGCCTGGACAGACGCGCTGGGCAGCGCTTTGGTTTCACTGCTGGAAGAGGCTCTCGATCGCCCGGGGCCCGGCCGACGTCCCCGGACGATCGAGATCCCAGTGCACTACGGCGGCCCGGACCTCACCGAGGTCGCCGATGCTCTCGGCCTCGGCGTCGCTGACGTCACTCGCGAACACGCCGCTGCAGAACACGTCGTCGGATTCTTCGGCTTCGCACCGGGATTCGCCTACATCGACGGCTGCCCAGACGTCCTGGCGCTACCGCGCCGAACCAGCCCGCGCACCCGGATCGAGGCCGGGTATGTGGCGATCGCCGGCAACCAGACCGTCGTGTACCCGGGCGGTACGCCGGGTGGCTGGCACCTGATCGGTCACACCGAACAGCGGTTGTGGAACCCCGACAACAACCCGCCGAACCGGCTGGAAGTCGGCGATCGAGTGGCCTTCCGGGTGGTGACGACGTGTTGA
- a CDS encoding thiamine pyrophosphate-binding protein, whose protein sequence is MSTTTQQRHKNVVEAVLGMDPDAVAYVPSNSIAAIINGLIDNAGPDTRVFPVSREEEAVGVIGALPLAGKFGVIVMQDNGFGNALTALTTFATSYHLPVLILANTRGGLGEYNSMIHSISAPVPDMLRAANIPVFGLDRRNSPEDWQATVTEAGKHARMTYRPVVVLMEFFDFNDKESRA, encoded by the coding sequence ATGAGTACGACGACGCAACAACGCCACAAGAACGTGGTCGAAGCGGTGCTCGGGATGGACCCCGACGCCGTGGCCTACGTGCCCAGCAACAGCATCGCCGCAATCATCAACGGACTCATCGACAACGCCGGCCCGGACACCCGTGTTTTCCCCGTGTCGCGGGAGGAAGAGGCCGTCGGCGTCATCGGCGCGCTCCCGCTGGCCGGCAAGTTCGGCGTGATCGTGATGCAGGACAACGGGTTCGGCAACGCGCTCACCGCGCTGACCACCTTCGCCACGTCCTACCACCTGCCGGTGCTCATCCTGGCCAACACCCGCGGCGGGCTCGGCGAGTACAACTCGATGATCCACTCGATCTCCGCTCCAGTGCCCGACATGCTGCGTGCCGCGAACATCCCCGTCTTCGGGCTCGACCGGCGCAACTCCCCGGAGGACTGGCAGGCGACCGTGACCGAGGCCGGCAAGCACGCCCGGATGACCTACCGCCCCGTCGTGGTCCTGATGGAATTCTTCGACTTCAACGACAAGGAGAGCCGCGCATGA
- a CDS encoding LamB/YcsF family protein produces the protein MTEIAVNTDIGEGFGVWQFTDDEALLGLVSAANVACGFHAGDPDILRRTCELAVRRGVAIGAQVSYRDLAGFGRRFLDVPRASLVNDLLYQMGALRVFAELAGGRIGYVKAHGALYNASARHREHAAAIVEAVASFDRSIPLLCQPGTETWRQAEEAGIRPLAEGFIDRGYTAEGLLVPRGQPGALVTDPEGAATRAVRMATEGKVTAVTGENVELSPGTLCLHSDTAGAVEIAAAVTAALRAADVSLVPIR, from the coding sequence ATGACCGAGATCGCGGTCAACACCGACATCGGGGAAGGCTTCGGCGTCTGGCAGTTCACCGACGACGAAGCACTCCTCGGGCTGGTCAGCGCGGCCAACGTGGCCTGCGGTTTCCACGCCGGCGACCCCGACATCCTGCGCCGCACCTGCGAACTGGCGGTGCGGCGCGGTGTGGCCATCGGCGCCCAGGTGTCCTACCGGGACCTCGCCGGTTTCGGCCGGAGGTTCCTGGACGTGCCGCGAGCGAGCCTGGTCAACGACCTGCTGTACCAGATGGGCGCGCTGCGGGTATTCGCCGAACTCGCAGGCGGTCGAATCGGCTACGTCAAGGCGCACGGAGCCTTGTACAACGCCTCGGCTCGTCACCGCGAGCACGCGGCCGCGATCGTGGAGGCAGTCGCCTCATTCGACCGATCGATCCCGCTGTTGTGCCAGCCCGGCACGGAGACATGGCGGCAGGCGGAGGAAGCCGGGATCCGGCCGCTGGCCGAAGGCTTCATCGACCGCGGCTACACAGCCGAAGGGCTGCTGGTGCCGCGCGGCCAACCTGGCGCGCTGGTGACCGATCCCGAGGGAGCCGCCACACGTGCGGTGCGGATGGCCACGGAAGGCAAGGTGACCGCAGTGACCGGGGAGAACGTCGAGCTGTCCCCGGGCACGCTGTGCCTCCACAGCGACACTGCAGGTGCCGTGGAAATCGCCGCCGCGGTCACCGCCGCGCTGCGCGCCGCAGACGTTTCACTGGTCCCCATTCGATGA
- a CDS encoding NAD-dependent succinate-semialdehyde dehydrogenase: MVDVDRARLLQAVPTELFIGGKWVSSRSGETFEVVDPASEELLLRVADAGPADGIAALDAAVDAAADWAATPPQARADVLRAAYDALIERREEIAALITLEMGKPLAEARGEVDYGAGFFRWFSESATRLHLDGGYGVEPGGQYRIVTTKRPVGPTLLVTPWNFPLAMGTRKIGAALAAGCTVVIKPAEQTPLTTLLLAEVLREAGLPDGVVNVVTTTDAAGLVQPVMADPRLRKISFTGSTRVGKLLLGQAADHVLRSSMELGGNAPLLVFDDADVDTAVEGAVVAKLRNGGESCVAANRIHVQSGVVEEFTRKLTEHMASFRAGPGLDPASTLGPLIDDRQRAKVAGLVDDAVAKGAELLLGGEVPTGKGYFYPPTVLRGVPHEAELRTEEIFGPVAAIYPFDTEDEAIAAANDTPFGLASYLFSQNLSRAMRVAEALDSGMTGINRGVISNPAAPFGGIKESGLGREGSSHGIEEYLETKYIGLGL, translated from the coding sequence ATGGTCGACGTCGACCGGGCACGGCTGCTGCAGGCCGTGCCGACTGAGCTGTTCATCGGTGGCAAGTGGGTCTCGTCGCGCAGCGGAGAGACCTTCGAGGTGGTCGATCCGGCCAGTGAAGAACTCCTGCTCCGGGTCGCTGACGCGGGCCCAGCGGACGGAATCGCGGCACTGGACGCGGCCGTCGACGCCGCCGCGGACTGGGCCGCCACGCCACCTCAGGCCCGAGCCGATGTCCTGCGCGCCGCCTACGACGCGCTGATCGAGCGCCGGGAAGAGATCGCTGCGCTGATCACCCTGGAGATGGGCAAGCCGCTCGCCGAAGCCCGCGGCGAGGTGGACTACGGGGCGGGCTTCTTCCGCTGGTTCTCCGAAAGCGCGACCCGCCTGCACCTCGACGGCGGCTACGGCGTCGAGCCGGGTGGCCAGTACCGGATCGTCACGACGAAGCGACCGGTCGGCCCGACGTTGCTCGTCACGCCCTGGAACTTCCCGCTGGCCATGGGCACCCGCAAGATCGGTGCCGCCCTCGCCGCGGGCTGCACCGTGGTCATCAAACCCGCCGAGCAGACCCCGCTGACGACGTTGCTGCTGGCGGAGGTGCTGCGCGAGGCTGGGCTGCCTGACGGAGTGGTCAACGTGGTCACCACGACGGACGCGGCCGGACTCGTGCAGCCGGTGATGGCAGATCCCCGGCTGCGCAAGATCTCCTTCACCGGCTCGACCCGGGTCGGCAAGCTGCTGCTCGGCCAGGCCGCCGACCACGTCCTGCGGAGCTCGATGGAGCTCGGCGGCAACGCTCCGCTGCTGGTCTTCGACGACGCCGACGTCGACACCGCAGTGGAGGGTGCCGTGGTGGCCAAGCTCCGCAACGGCGGCGAATCCTGCGTCGCCGCGAACAGGATCCACGTGCAGTCCGGGGTGGTCGAGGAGTTCACACGCAAGCTCACCGAGCACATGGCGTCGTTCCGCGCCGGGCCTGGACTGGACCCGGCGAGCACGTTGGGCCCGCTGATCGACGACCGGCAGCGGGCCAAGGTCGCCGGACTCGTCGACGACGCGGTCGCCAAGGGCGCCGAACTGCTGCTTGGCGGCGAAGTGCCAACGGGGAAGGGCTACTTCTACCCGCCGACGGTGCTGCGAGGCGTTCCGCACGAAGCGGAGCTGCGCACCGAGGAGATCTTCGGGCCCGTGGCGGCGATCTACCCGTTCGACACCGAGGACGAGGCGATTGCTGCCGCCAACGACACTCCGTTCGGTCTGGCGTCGTACCTGTTCAGCCAGAACCTGTCCCGTGCGATGCGGGTCGCCGAAGCGCTGGACAGCGGGATGACCGGGATCAACCGAGGAGTGATCAGCAACCCGGCGGCGCCGTTCGGCGGCATCAAGGAATCCGGCTTGGGGCGCGAAGGCAGCAGCCACGGCATCGAGGAGTACCTCGAAACCAAGTACATCGGCCTCGGTCTCTGA
- a CDS encoding 5-oxoprolinase subunit C family protein, translated as MLTAARSTPAPPKNGTARLSVISPGPLTTVQDQGRTGYAHLGVSPSGAADRASFALANRLVGNFPGTPALECTFGGLSIRLDAARVVALTGAPVPALVNGRPVADPTRFRLTAGDVLSLGRPNVGLRTYLAISGGLLVEPVLGGAGHDVLAGHGPHPLRAGDEFAIGAANPCPQVPVELAISRLPQATTIVRFRWGPRHELFDRSDRQRLTTTRWRVSADSNRVGVRLQGDPLQIGKIHLASEGMVRGAIQVPPSGEPIVFLADHPVTGGYPVIGAVVERDLDLVAQAPPGIGLRFQPISSGGRTMKLASRQRITTKS; from the coding sequence GTGTTGACAGCTGCCCGATCCACGCCGGCCCCACCCAAGAACGGCACCGCGCGGTTGTCCGTCATCTCGCCAGGCCCCCTCACCACCGTGCAGGACCAGGGACGGACCGGTTACGCGCACCTCGGGGTGAGCCCATCCGGTGCCGCCGACCGGGCCAGCTTCGCACTGGCCAACCGGTTGGTCGGCAATTTCCCCGGAACCCCAGCCCTGGAATGCACCTTCGGCGGGTTGAGCATCCGGCTCGACGCGGCCCGGGTGGTCGCGCTAACCGGCGCGCCGGTGCCCGCTCTGGTCAACGGCCGCCCGGTGGCGGATCCGACGCGCTTCCGGCTCACCGCCGGAGACGTGCTGTCGCTGGGACGCCCCAACGTCGGCCTGCGCACCTACCTCGCGATCTCCGGTGGTCTGCTGGTCGAACCCGTGCTCGGCGGTGCCGGGCACGATGTGCTGGCCGGACACGGACCGCACCCGCTTCGCGCTGGTGATGAGTTCGCCATCGGTGCGGCCAACCCTTGCCCGCAGGTTCCCGTCGAGTTGGCGATCAGCCGACTCCCACAGGCCACCACGATCGTGCGATTCCGGTGGGGTCCGCGACACGAACTCTTCGACCGGTCCGATCGACAACGGCTCACCACCACCCGGTGGCGGGTCTCCGCAGATTCGAATCGGGTCGGGGTCCGGCTGCAGGGCGATCCCCTGCAAATCGGCAAAATCCACCTGGCCAGCGAGGGCATGGTGCGCGGCGCGATCCAGGTGCCGCCCTCAGGCGAACCCATCGTGTTCCTGGCAGACCATCCGGTCACCGGCGGATATCCGGTGATCGGCGCGGTCGTCGAGCGCGATCTGGACCTGGTGGCGCAGGCTCCACCAGGTATCGGGTTGCGCTTCCAACCCATTTCCAGCGGAGGTCGCACCATGAAATTGGCTTCCCGGCAACGAATTACAACCAAATCTTGA
- a CDS encoding putative hydro-lyase, with the protein MSAPASPRELRRLIAAGSWTGPTAGVLDGYQQANLAVVPRELAFDFLLYCNRNPKPCPVIAVTDPADPVIRLGRTEADLRTTLPRYRVWQRGELVAEPTDITAYWRDDSVGFLLGCSHTWEGPLRTAGVPVPYAADSMAPPVYVTDRPTHPAGRLSGPLVVSMRALPSHLVARAVEVTSRYPTGHGSPVHIGDPAGLGIADLSTPDFGPPPRLEPGTVPMFWACGVTPQLVLPNSGAEYVITHYAGHMFIFDNHVDEAP; encoded by the coding sequence ATGAGTGCCCCCGCCAGCCCGCGGGAGCTCCGTCGGTTGATCGCCGCCGGCAGCTGGACCGGCCCCACCGCCGGAGTCCTCGACGGCTACCAGCAGGCCAACCTCGCCGTCGTCCCACGGGAGCTGGCCTTCGACTTCCTGTTGTACTGCAACCGGAATCCCAAGCCTTGTCCGGTGATCGCGGTGACCGACCCGGCAGACCCGGTCATCCGGCTCGGCCGGACCGAAGCCGACCTGCGCACCACGCTGCCACGCTACCGGGTGTGGCAACGCGGCGAACTCGTCGCCGAACCGACTGACATCACCGCATACTGGCGGGACGACTCCGTCGGCTTCCTCCTGGGCTGCAGCCACACCTGGGAGGGGCCGTTGCGCACCGCAGGAGTCCCGGTGCCATACGCGGCGGATTCGATGGCACCACCGGTGTATGTGACCGACCGGCCCACCCACCCGGCCGGCCGCCTGTCGGGTCCGCTCGTGGTGAGCATGCGGGCGCTCCCGAGCCATCTGGTGGCGCGCGCGGTGGAGGTCACCTCCCGTTACCCCACCGGTCACGGGTCCCCAGTGCACATCGGAGACCCAGCAGGCCTCGGCATCGCGGACCTGTCCACACCGGACTTCGGACCACCACCACGGCTCGAACCCGGCACGGTCCCGATGTTCTGGGCATGCGGAGTCACCCCACAGCTGGTGCTGCCCAACTCCGGTGCCGAGTACGTGATCACCCACTACGCAGGCCACATGTTCATCTTCGACAACCACGTCGACGAAGCCCCGTGA
- a CDS encoding SDR family NAD(P)-dependent oxidoreductase — MTAPSNKELRVGGNAVVVGGARGIGLAAVGLAADRVDSMTVLDLPEHAPEVAEAFPGAAYHQADVLDRESLEKGFAAAAENGPVTGVFVPAGITLQTPLLEVSFEEAERCLLVNVLGSVNTIQAAAPHLAPGASIVLCASVAAYTGGGYVGGPVYGASKGAVISLTKGAARELASRQIRVNCVAPGCTTTAMLGDDPEIHAELAERALVGRLARPEEIADAVLYLWSSASSFMTGAVLDVNGGIRL, encoded by the coding sequence ATGACTGCTCCCTCCAACAAAGAACTCCGGGTCGGCGGCAACGCCGTCGTCGTGGGCGGCGCCCGCGGCATCGGCCTGGCCGCGGTCGGTCTCGCTGCCGACCGCGTCGACTCGATGACGGTGCTCGACCTTCCCGAGCACGCCCCGGAGGTGGCCGAGGCGTTCCCGGGCGCGGCCTACCACCAAGCTGACGTCCTCGACCGGGAGTCGCTTGAGAAGGGGTTCGCCGCCGCTGCTGAGAACGGCCCGGTCACGGGTGTTTTCGTCCCAGCCGGCATTACGCTACAGACCCCGCTACTTGAGGTCAGCTTCGAAGAAGCCGAGCGGTGTCTGCTGGTCAACGTGCTGGGCTCGGTCAACACGATCCAGGCCGCCGCACCTCATCTCGCGCCCGGCGCCTCGATCGTCCTCTGCGCCTCGGTGGCCGCCTACACCGGCGGTGGGTACGTCGGGGGTCCCGTGTACGGGGCCTCCAAAGGCGCGGTGATCAGCCTGACGAAGGGCGCGGCGCGCGAACTGGCGTCCCGGCAGATCCGGGTGAACTGCGTCGCTCCCGGCTGCACCACGACGGCGATGCTCGGCGACGACCCCGAGATCCACGCCGAGCTCGCCGAGCGGGCACTCGTCGGGCGTTTGGCGCGGCCCGAGGAGATCGCCGACGCCGTCCTCTACCTGTGGTCGTCCGCGTCGTCGTTCATGACCGGCGCGGTCCTCGACGTGAACGGCGGGATCCGGCTCTGA
- a CDS encoding pyridoxal phosphate-dependent aminotransferase, translated as MTHAFARPADRLAAIKPSPIRAIFDRAAKLEADGHKIYHFEIGRPDFDSPAVAKQATIDALESGKVHYAPNAGTADLRAAISEYLADKRHTQYQPNGEIIVTVGANEAVFLAIMAFCGPGDEVVVPVPAWAHYQSCIRLAGATPVEVPLDAANGYQLDLEALSAAISDRTRMVVLCTPNNPTGTVASKSDLDAIAEMLRPTDALLLSDEIYADLTYDVDHASPASYEQLRPRTLSVGGFAKAFAMDGWRLGWLAGPAELIAPALRVRQYTTVCSTTFIQDGGAAALRSARDEAESMRQSFEARRNAALQVISGTDKLRVASPDGAFYLYLSYDPETAEPAEELAVRLLEEHHVAVVPGTAFDPHGGTHSFRVSYACPLEDLAEGLRRIIAAL; from the coding sequence ATGACCCACGCATTCGCCCGCCCGGCAGACCGCTTGGCGGCCATCAAGCCTTCGCCGATCAGGGCGATCTTCGACCGCGCCGCGAAGCTGGAAGCCGACGGGCACAAGATCTACCACTTCGAGATCGGCCGCCCCGACTTCGACAGCCCGGCCGTGGCCAAGCAGGCGACGATCGACGCGTTGGAGAGCGGCAAGGTGCATTACGCGCCGAACGCCGGCACCGCGGACCTGCGCGCCGCGATCTCCGAATACCTCGCGGACAAACGCCACACCCAGTACCAGCCCAACGGCGAGATCATCGTCACCGTAGGCGCCAACGAAGCGGTGTTCCTCGCGATCATGGCGTTCTGCGGGCCCGGTGATGAGGTCGTGGTGCCCGTACCGGCCTGGGCCCACTACCAGTCCTGCATCCGGTTGGCCGGTGCCACACCGGTCGAGGTGCCGCTCGACGCCGCCAACGGTTACCAACTCGACCTGGAGGCGCTGAGCGCCGCGATCAGCGACCGCACCCGCATGGTCGTGCTGTGCACGCCGAACAACCCGACCGGAACCGTGGCCAGCAAGTCCGACTTGGACGCCATCGCTGAGATGCTGCGTCCCACCGACGCCCTGCTGCTGTCCGACGAGATCTACGCCGACCTCACCTACGATGTCGACCACGCCTCCCCCGCGTCCTACGAACAACTCCGCCCGCGCACGCTGTCGGTCGGCGGGTTCGCCAAGGCGTTCGCGATGGACGGCTGGCGGTTGGGCTGGCTGGCCGGTCCGGCCGAGCTGATCGCACCCGCCCTGCGGGTCCGGCAGTACACCACCGTCTGCTCCACCACATTCATCCAGGACGGCGGCGCTGCGGCGCTGCGCTCGGCCCGCGACGAGGCCGAATCCATGCGCCAGTCCTTCGAGGCCCGGCGCAACGCAGCGCTGCAGGTGATCTCCGGTACCGACAAGTTGCGCGTGGCCTCCCCCGACGGCGCCTTCTACCTCTACCTCAGCTACGACCCGGAAACCGCCGAACCGGCCGAAGAACTCGCGGTGCGCCTGCTCGAAGAACACCACGTCGCCGTGGTTCCCGGGACCGCCTTCGACCCGCACGGCGGGACGCACTCGTTCCGCGTGTCCTACGCGTGCCCGCTGGAAGACCTGGCCGAAGGCCTCCGGCGCATCATCGCCGCACTGTAA